Proteins encoded together in one Chaetodon auriga isolate fChaAug3 chromosome 20, fChaAug3.hap1, whole genome shotgun sequence window:
- the LOC143339086 gene encoding RNA-binding protein with serine-rich domain 1-like isoform X1, whose translation MPQRSMAPSPTKRKEDDKSKQRGKEKSGSTKEGADKGRGREKNRTRRSASSGSSRSSSSSSSSSGSSSGSSSGSSSSASSHSSSSRSSSSSSSSSSPSPSRQRHNNRRRSRSKSKSVKKDDRDRRRRSPTPKPTKVYLGRLTRNVIKDHIQEIFSTYGKIKMIDMPMNRVHPHLSKGYAYVEFETPEEAEKALKHMDGGQIDGQEITVTAVLTPTVRLPPRRLSPPRRMPPPLPMWRRTPPRMRRRSRSPRRRSPVRRRSRSPGRRRHRSRSSSNSSR comes from the exons ATGCCCCAGCGCTCCAT GGCGCCTTCCCcaacaaagaggaaggaggatgaCAAAAGTAAACAGAGAGGCAAGGAGAAGTCAGGATCCACGAAAGAAGGAGCTGATAAAGGCCGGGGCCGAGAGAAGAACCGCACACGGCGCAGTGCTTCCAGTGGGAGTAGCAG gtccagctccagctccagcagcagctcgggcTCCAGCTCTGGTTCGTCCAGCggctccagctcctccgcctCCAGCCACTCATCCAGctctcgctcctcttcctcctcctcctcctcctcctcgccgaGCCCCAGCCGCCAGCGCCACAACAACAGACGACGCTCGCGATCAAA GTCAAAATCAGTGAAGAAGGATGACCGAGACCGGCGCCGGAGGAGCCCCACACCCAAACCCACCAAGGTCTACTTGGGCCGGCTGACCAGAAACGTTATCAAG GATCACATCCAGGAGATCTTCTCAACTTACGGCAAGATCAAGATGATCGACATGCCCATGAACCGCGTCCACCCTCACCTGTCCAAAGGCTATGCCTACGTGGAGTTTGAGACACCCGAGGAGGCGGAGAAGGCCCTGAAACACATGGACGGAG gTCAGATCGACGGCCAGGAGATCACAGTCACAGCTGTGCTGACTCCCACAGTGCGCCTACCCCCCCGCAGGCTGTCCCCTCCCCGCAGGATGCCTCCACCTCTACCAATGTGGCGACGCACTCCACCTCGAATGAGGAGAAG GTCTCGGTCTCCGCGGCGACGCTCTCCAGTGCGTCGCAGGTCTCGATCGCCTGGCCGCCGCCGGCACCGGTCACGCTCTAGTTCCAACTCCTCCCGTTAG
- the cox19 gene encoding cytochrome c oxidase assembly protein COX19: protein MSTAMNFGSKSFKPRPPDKGSFPLDHFGECKAFKEVFMKCLRDNSFDNSKCRLQSKDYLECRMDHQLMAKEPLEKLGFKDLMDPPPSQAGGDTKP from the exons atgtcaacTGCTATGAACTTCGGGTCGAAGAGTTTTAAACCTCGGCCTCCTGACAAAGGCTCGTTCCCATTAGATCACTTCG GAGAGTGTAAAGCATTCAAGGAGGTGTTTATGAAATGTCTGAGAGACAACAGCTTCGACAACTCCAAGTGCAGACTGCAGTCCAAAGACTACCTGGAATGCCGCATGGACCA TCAGCTGATGGCCAAGGAGCCTCTGGAGAAACTGGGATTCAAGGACCTGATGGATCCTCCTCCCAGCCAAGCAGGTGGAGATACTAAACCCTGA
- the LOC143339086 gene encoding RNA-binding protein with serine-rich domain 1-like isoform X2 translates to MAPSPTKRKEDDKSKQRGKEKSGSTKEGADKGRGREKNRTRRSASSGSSRSSSSSSSSSGSSSGSSSGSSSSASSHSSSSRSSSSSSSSSSPSPSRQRHNNRRRSRSKSKSVKKDDRDRRRRSPTPKPTKVYLGRLTRNVIKDHIQEIFSTYGKIKMIDMPMNRVHPHLSKGYAYVEFETPEEAEKALKHMDGGQIDGQEITVTAVLTPTVRLPPRRLSPPRRMPPPLPMWRRTPPRMRRRSRSPRRRSPVRRRSRSPGRRRHRSRSSSNSSR, encoded by the exons AT GGCGCCTTCCCcaacaaagaggaaggaggatgaCAAAAGTAAACAGAGAGGCAAGGAGAAGTCAGGATCCACGAAAGAAGGAGCTGATAAAGGCCGGGGCCGAGAGAAGAACCGCACACGGCGCAGTGCTTCCAGTGGGAGTAGCAG gtccagctccagctccagcagcagctcgggcTCCAGCTCTGGTTCGTCCAGCggctccagctcctccgcctCCAGCCACTCATCCAGctctcgctcctcttcctcctcctcctcctcctcctcgccgaGCCCCAGCCGCCAGCGCCACAACAACAGACGACGCTCGCGATCAAA GTCAAAATCAGTGAAGAAGGATGACCGAGACCGGCGCCGGAGGAGCCCCACACCCAAACCCACCAAGGTCTACTTGGGCCGGCTGACCAGAAACGTTATCAAG GATCACATCCAGGAGATCTTCTCAACTTACGGCAAGATCAAGATGATCGACATGCCCATGAACCGCGTCCACCCTCACCTGTCCAAAGGCTATGCCTACGTGGAGTTTGAGACACCCGAGGAGGCGGAGAAGGCCCTGAAACACATGGACGGAG gTCAGATCGACGGCCAGGAGATCACAGTCACAGCTGTGCTGACTCCCACAGTGCGCCTACCCCCCCGCAGGCTGTCCCCTCCCCGCAGGATGCCTCCACCTCTACCAATGTGGCGACGCACTCCACCTCGAATGAGGAGAAG GTCTCGGTCTCCGCGGCGACGCTCTCCAGTGCGTCGCAGGTCTCGATCGCCTGGCCGCCGCCGGCACCGGTCACGCTCTAGTTCCAACTCCTCCCGTTAG